One genomic segment of Nocardia spumae includes these proteins:
- a CDS encoding FadR/GntR family transcriptional regulator, translated as MQPVRRTSLIAQVTEQLRAEIRSGRWPIGSRIPTEPELTELTGTGRNTVREAVQALVHAGMLERRQGSGTYVIAASDLGGTLTKYFADAVERDVLELRQALDVQAARLAALRRDDGDIDELLRLLERRRKAWDTDNAAAVDADVALHRAVVAASHNAVYLEFYDSLLPAIEDVIRSRTTRHGDDYHDEHAELVHAVIDGDGARAARAANCFLGSLIAEYADPPLGAPAYRRVPRDAGVGPAVDSRSSSERPR; from the coding sequence GTGCAACCAGTCCGGCGCACCAGCCTCATCGCCCAGGTCACCGAACAACTGCGCGCTGAAATCCGCTCGGGTCGTTGGCCTATCGGCTCCCGCATCCCGACCGAGCCGGAACTCACCGAACTGACCGGCACCGGACGCAATACGGTGCGCGAAGCCGTACAGGCACTGGTGCACGCGGGCATGCTCGAACGCCGCCAGGGCTCGGGCACCTACGTCATCGCCGCCTCCGATCTCGGCGGCACCCTGACCAAGTACTTCGCCGACGCCGTCGAACGCGACGTGCTCGAATTGCGCCAGGCCCTCGATGTACAGGCCGCCCGGCTGGCCGCACTGCGCCGCGACGACGGCGATATCGACGAGCTGCTGCGGTTACTGGAACGGCGCCGCAAGGCCTGGGACACCGACAACGCGGCTGCCGTCGACGCCGACGTCGCCTTGCATCGAGCCGTCGTGGCCGCCAGCCACAATGCCGTCTATCTGGAGTTCTACGATTCGCTGCTCCCGGCGATCGAGGATGTGATCCGTTCTCGCACAACGCGACACGGCGACGATTATCACGACGAACATGCCGAGCTGGTGCACGCGGTGATCGACGGGGACGGTGCGCGAGCCGCCCGGGCCGCCAATTGCTTCCTCGGTTCGCTCATCGCCGAATACGCCGATCCACCGCTCGGAGCCCCGGCGTACCGTCGGGTGCCGCGCGACGCGGGCGTCGGGCCGGCGGTCGACAGTCGATCGAGTTCCGAACGTCCCCGGTGA